In the Bifidobacterium catenulatum PV20-2 genome, one interval contains:
- the dnaG gene encoding DNA primase — translation MPGMILKEDIEKVRATADLYDIVSATVSLKPSGTGTYVGLCPFHDEKTPSFSVRPALGVWHCFGCGLGGDVFGYIEHQENVDFRDAVELLADKYHIELRYDQSSAKKEHTGSKRARLLEANEAAQEFFVSQLMTKDALAARKLLDGRNFSQADCQRFGCGYAPQGWDNLVRYLAGKGFTQQEMLDAGLARQGQHGVYDYFRGRVTWPIRDSTGRTLGFGARKLYEDDSIGAKYINTPDTVLYRKNQVLYGIDMAKAAIVKKRQVVIVEGYTDVMAMHLAGVDTAIATCGTAFGAEHAKIVRRLIADDSLGAVQLIGPLKVDGQQLSSRIIFTFDGDAAGQKAAIHAFGLDAAFSTQAFVAVADDNLDPCDLRIKRGNEAVRALIANAEPLYDFVIKTAIGRFDTTYATGQMGAVKAVAPLIAQIRDRSLLDLYSRKAVRQIGVDLDIMQREVRDARRKLNVRDEDAYAPKRRFAANAAAAAEPRMDQGANPYANPSARKALEHRDAAEQSYYRIDDAVFICEQQFMATLIQVPLAVDPTLFASLTLSSFMTPVFRTLFQAIAAAGGLPSTDTPQGLWMHNLTKAGGPMLESVINELAVMQLPLPPSDADTERASQQSQEINVQLRKPTDDERRYASELIIRLLDTGIMRKIGADKRRMAQLPDGAEKIELLGQITKLETLRKDLQARVFGNNVA, via the coding sequence ATGCCAGGAATGATTCTGAAGGAAGACATTGAAAAGGTCCGCGCCACCGCCGATCTGTATGACATTGTGTCCGCGACGGTTTCGCTCAAGCCTTCCGGAACTGGCACTTATGTAGGGTTATGCCCTTTCCACGATGAAAAAACGCCAAGTTTTTCCGTGCGCCCGGCGTTGGGCGTATGGCATTGCTTCGGTTGCGGTCTCGGCGGCGACGTGTTCGGCTATATTGAACATCAGGAGAACGTCGACTTCCGCGACGCCGTCGAGCTTTTGGCCGACAAATACCATATCGAATTGCGTTATGACCAGTCGAGTGCCAAGAAGGAGCATACCGGTTCGAAACGTGCCCGCCTGCTGGAAGCCAACGAGGCCGCACAAGAGTTTTTCGTATCGCAGCTGATGACCAAAGACGCGCTCGCCGCACGTAAATTGCTTGACGGTCGTAACTTCAGCCAGGCCGATTGCCAGCGTTTCGGTTGCGGATACGCTCCGCAAGGTTGGGACAATTTGGTGCGCTATCTGGCCGGTAAAGGCTTCACGCAGCAGGAGATGCTGGACGCGGGATTGGCTCGCCAAGGCCAGCACGGGGTGTACGACTATTTTCGAGGCCGAGTAACATGGCCGATTCGCGATTCGACCGGTCGTACGCTGGGCTTCGGAGCGCGCAAATTGTATGAGGACGATTCGATCGGTGCGAAATACATCAACACGCCGGATACGGTGTTGTACCGCAAAAATCAGGTGCTCTATGGCATTGACATGGCGAAGGCTGCGATCGTCAAGAAACGTCAGGTGGTGATCGTCGAAGGCTATACCGACGTGATGGCCATGCATCTGGCCGGAGTTGACACTGCGATCGCCACATGCGGTACCGCGTTCGGTGCTGAACATGCCAAAATCGTACGTCGTCTTATCGCCGACGATTCGTTGGGCGCGGTACAGCTGATTGGTCCGTTGAAGGTTGATGGGCAGCAGTTGAGTTCCCGCATCATATTCACGTTCGATGGCGATGCTGCCGGTCAGAAGGCCGCGATTCACGCGTTCGGATTGGATGCCGCGTTTTCGACGCAGGCGTTCGTCGCCGTGGCCGATGACAATCTCGATCCATGCGATTTGCGCATCAAACGTGGCAATGAGGCAGTTCGCGCGCTTATTGCGAATGCCGAGCCGCTGTATGATTTCGTGATCAAAACCGCTATCGGACGTTTCGACACCACCTATGCCACGGGGCAAATGGGGGCGGTCAAGGCCGTGGCGCCACTGATTGCGCAGATTCGCGACCGTTCGCTGCTTGACTTGTATTCACGCAAGGCGGTACGCCAAATCGGCGTCGATCTTGACATCATGCAGCGCGAAGTGCGTGACGCCCGTCGCAAACTCAATGTGCGGGACGAGGATGCGTATGCACCGAAACGTCGTTTTGCCGCCAATGCCGCAGCAGCGGCGGAACCTCGCATGGATCAGGGCGCGAATCCGTATGCGAATCCTTCCGCGCGCAAGGCGTTGGAACATCGTGACGCTGCGGAGCAATCCTATTACCGTATCGACGATGCCGTGTTCATTTGCGAACAGCAGTTCATGGCGACCCTGATCCAGGTGCCGCTTGCCGTGGATCCGACATTGTTCGCCAGCCTCACGCTGTCGAGCTTCATGACCCCCGTGTTCCGTACGCTGTTCCAAGCCATCGCTGCGGCCGGCGGTCTGCCGTCCACGGATACCCCGCAAGGACTGTGGATGCATAATCTCACCAAAGCAGGCGGACCGATGCTGGAATCCGTGATCAACGAGCTTGCCGTCATGCAGCTGCCGTTGCCGCCGAGTGACGCCGATACGGAACGTGCGTCGCAACAATCGCAAGAAATCAACGTGCAATTGCGCAAACCGACGGACGATGAGCGCAGGTATGCGTCCGAACTCATCATTCGACTGCTTGACACGGGCATCATGCGCAAGATTGGTGCGGACAAGCGTCGCATGGCGCAACTGCCGGACGGTGCCGAGAAAATCGAGCTGCTCGGTCAGATCACCAAACTTGAGACCTTGCGTAAGGATCTGCAGGCGAGGGTGTTTGGCAATAACGTCGCCTGA
- the recQ gene encoding DNA helicase RecQ codes for MTEFTSARDALRTYFGYDAFRPGQEGIVNAIIQGHDALGVMPTGAGKSICYQIPATLLPGMTIVISPLISLMRDQVDALNDVGIPAAFINTTQSPDEQDLMFAQALSGRIRLLYVAPERLETERFRTFASRVPISLVAVDEAHCVSQWGQDFRSSYLGIGDFLKALPTRPTVAAFTATATERVRRDIIGILGLRDPSVTVTGFDRANLYFDVIRMERKRKASWVASYIADHPDESGIVYCATRKEVESLAESLNIAVRELRAAKGEDATRLGMVAVAYHGGMPAETRERAQRDFVTDRVPVVVATNAFGMGIDKSNVRYVVHHNMPESIEAYYQEAGRAGRDGEPSRCTLLWNDSDIATRRRLLDSDYENERLTAEEQEAVRASKRRLLNAMIGYCRTTDCLHEYMTRYFGEAGGAAVRDDGTCVGGCASCGNTFETVDVTDIARAISRCVHDVNQKVGSGKIVKVLRGSKAQDLNYLHPADLPTYGMLSATSEAQIRDVLSQMATDGFLSISEGSMPIVRFGERAAETVAPNFHYEIKKIERKHAAKRAESPSVGSQAMGSYVPGDGDEELFAKLRALRLDIARELGKPPYIVFSDKTLRDMVRIRPTTGEQFSQVNGVGALKLEAYGERFMEVIRDFVA; via the coding sequence ATGACAGAGTTTACGTCGGCGCGTGACGCCCTACGCACCTACTTCGGATATGACGCCTTCCGCCCCGGTCAAGAAGGCATAGTCAATGCGATTATCCAAGGCCATGATGCGCTCGGCGTCATGCCCACCGGTGCTGGCAAGTCGATCTGCTACCAGATTCCCGCCACGCTTCTTCCGGGCATGACCATCGTCATTTCCCCGTTGATCTCGTTGATGCGCGATCAGGTCGACGCGCTCAACGACGTGGGCATTCCAGCCGCGTTCATCAATACCACGCAAAGTCCCGACGAACAGGATCTGATGTTCGCACAGGCGTTGTCGGGACGGATCAGACTGCTGTATGTGGCTCCGGAACGTTTGGAAACCGAACGTTTTCGCACGTTCGCCAGTCGTGTGCCGATTTCTCTGGTCGCCGTTGACGAAGCGCATTGCGTGTCGCAATGGGGTCAGGATTTCCGCTCGTCATATCTTGGTATCGGCGATTTTCTGAAGGCATTGCCGACCCGTCCGACGGTTGCCGCGTTCACTGCGACCGCGACGGAACGGGTGCGCCGCGATATTATCGGAATTCTCGGATTGCGTGATCCGTCCGTCACCGTCACCGGCTTCGACAGGGCCAACCTGTATTTCGACGTGATCAGGATGGAAAGGAAACGTAAGGCTTCGTGGGTGGCTTCATATATTGCGGATCATCCTGACGAATCCGGCATCGTGTATTGCGCGACCCGCAAGGAAGTGGAGTCGCTTGCCGAATCGTTGAATATCGCCGTGCGCGAGCTGCGTGCAGCGAAAGGTGAGGATGCGACGCGACTTGGCATGGTCGCAGTCGCCTATCATGGCGGTATGCCGGCCGAAACGAGGGAGCGGGCGCAACGTGATTTCGTAACCGACCGTGTGCCTGTGGTGGTTGCCACGAATGCGTTCGGCATGGGCATCGACAAGTCGAACGTGCGTTATGTGGTCCACCATAATATGCCGGAATCGATCGAAGCGTACTATCAGGAGGCCGGTCGTGCGGGGCGCGACGGCGAGCCGAGCCGGTGCACGTTGCTGTGGAACGATTCCGATATTGCTACGAGGCGAAGGCTGCTTGATTCGGATTATGAGAACGAGCGTTTGACCGCCGAAGAGCAGGAGGCCGTGCGTGCATCGAAACGGCGTCTGCTCAACGCCATGATCGGTTATTGCCGTACCACGGATTGTCTGCACGAGTACATGACCAGGTATTTCGGTGAGGCCGGGGGAGCGGCCGTCCGTGATGACGGCACATGCGTGGGAGGATGCGCGAGCTGCGGGAATACGTTTGAAACCGTTGACGTCACGGATATCGCGCGGGCCATCAGCCGCTGCGTGCATGACGTGAACCAGAAGGTCGGTTCGGGGAAGATCGTCAAAGTGTTGCGAGGGTCGAAAGCGCAGGATTTGAACTATCTTCATCCTGCCGATCTGCCGACGTACGGCATGTTGAGCGCGACTTCGGAGGCGCAGATTCGCGACGTGCTCAGCCAGATGGCGACGGATGGTTTTCTTTCCATCTCGGAAGGCTCCATGCCGATCGTTCGCTTCGGTGAACGTGCGGCGGAAACGGTTGCGCCGAATTTTCATTATGAAATCAAGAAGATCGAACGGAAGCACGCTGCGAAACGTGCAGAATCGCCGTCCGTGGGCTCTCAGGCCATGGGATCGTATGTGCCGGGCGACGGAGACGAGGAATTGTTCGCCAAACTGCGTGCGTTGCGGCTTGATATCGCCCGCGAACTCGGTAAACCCCCGTATATCGTCTTTTCCGATAAAACGCTGCGCGATATGGTGCGTATCAGGCCGACCACCGGCGAGCAATTCTCGCAAGTCAATGGCGTTGGTGCGCTCAAATTGGAAGCGTATGGCGAACGGTTCATGGAAGTGATCCGCGATTTCGTTGCATGA
- a CDS encoding cystathionine gamma-synthase, producing the protein MTISTNTEALNATALATRAIHAGQEPDPTTGAVVTPIYMTSTFKQDGVGGLRNGYDYSRSINPTRNSFDEQLAAVEGANYALSFASGLAAIDVLLRATLKPGDNILLGNDVYGGTYRLLSKVFVPWGVGLDVVDITDTAAVSVALSQKQYRYIWVETPSNPLLSITDIAATSAVAHAHGTKVVVDNTFASPVLQHPLSDGADVVVYSTTKYIGGHSDVVGGAVVLNDREIRDEVAFLQNAAGAVPSPFDSWLDIRGLKTLDLRVKQHSRNAMKVAQWLETRPEVERVWYPGLESHPGHEIAARQMHGGFGGMISVQIAAGFEAAKKFAGATEVFTLAESLGGVESLIEHPGAMTHASVAGTTLEVPANLVRLSVGLEDADDLIADLEQAFRQI; encoded by the coding sequence ATGACCATCTCGACCAACACCGAAGCCCTGAACGCCACCGCACTCGCCACCCGCGCCATTCACGCAGGACAGGAACCCGATCCGACCACCGGAGCCGTGGTCACCCCTATTTATATGACATCCACGTTCAAGCAGGATGGTGTCGGCGGCCTGCGCAACGGTTATGATTACAGCCGTTCCATCAATCCGACCCGCAATTCCTTCGACGAGCAGCTCGCCGCGGTCGAAGGCGCGAACTACGCGCTGAGCTTCGCCTCCGGACTGGCCGCCATCGACGTGCTGCTGCGTGCCACGTTGAAGCCGGGCGACAATATTCTGCTTGGCAATGACGTGTATGGCGGAACCTACCGATTGCTTTCCAAGGTGTTCGTGCCGTGGGGCGTCGGCCTTGACGTGGTGGACATCACCGACACGGCTGCCGTTTCCGTGGCGCTCAGCCAGAAGCAGTACCGGTACATTTGGGTGGAAACCCCGTCGAATCCGCTGCTCAGCATCACCGATATCGCGGCCACGTCAGCGGTCGCTCACGCGCATGGCACCAAAGTGGTGGTGGACAACACCTTCGCATCCCCGGTATTGCAGCATCCGTTGTCGGATGGCGCCGACGTGGTCGTATATTCCACCACAAAATACATCGGCGGCCATTCCGACGTGGTCGGCGGAGCGGTGGTGCTCAACGACAGGGAAATCCGCGATGAAGTGGCGTTCCTGCAGAATGCGGCCGGAGCCGTGCCATCTCCGTTCGACTCCTGGCTTGACATTCGTGGCCTCAAAACGTTGGATCTGCGCGTCAAGCAGCACAGCCGTAATGCCATGAAGGTGGCGCAATGGCTGGAAACCCGCCCTGAAGTGGAACGCGTATGGTATCCGGGACTGGAATCCCATCCAGGCCACGAGATTGCCGCACGACAGATGCATGGCGGATTCGGAGGCATGATCTCCGTGCAGATCGCAGCCGGATTCGAAGCAGCCAAGAAGTTCGCCGGTGCCACGGAAGTGTTCACCCTGGCCGAGTCGTTGGGCGGCGTGGAATCCCTGATTGAGCATCCGGGTGCCATGACCCACGCTTCCGTCGCCGGTACCACGCTGGAAGTGCCCGCCAATCTCGTGCGACTTTCCGTCGGTCTTGAAGATGCTGACGATTTGATCGCAGATTTGGAACAGGCTTTTCGCCAGATCTAG
- a CDS encoding cystathionine beta-synthase has protein sequence MTIHNSLSELIGNTPLVKLNHVTDGIKATVAVKVEYFNPGGSSKDRIAERIIDAAERSGELKPGGVIVEPTSGNTGVGLALVAQQRGYRTIFTLPDKVSEAKRAVLRAYGAEVVVTPTDAGPDDPRSYYQVAERLAKAIPGGYRPNQYDNPNGPESHYHTTGPEIWEASDHQVTHFVAGIGTGGTISGTGRYLKEASNGKVQVIGADPEGSIYSNPDDVHQYSIEGVGEDFYPKAFDRELPDEIVQVNDAEAFEMTRRLAAEEGLLVGGSSGMAVMAALKYAREHDLDENQLVVALLPDSGRSYMEKIFNDDWMRANGFADVVERTSKPSLAERYL, from the coding sequence ATGACCATCCACAATTCCCTTTCCGAACTCATCGGCAACACTCCGCTCGTCAAACTCAACCACGTGACCGACGGCATCAAAGCCACCGTCGCCGTCAAAGTCGAATATTTCAATCCGGGAGGTTCCTCTAAAGACCGCATCGCGGAACGTATCATTGACGCGGCCGAACGCAGCGGCGAACTCAAGCCGGGCGGTGTGATTGTAGAGCCGACCTCCGGCAACACCGGCGTCGGACTTGCCCTCGTGGCGCAGCAGCGCGGCTACCGCACCATTTTCACCCTGCCGGACAAGGTTTCCGAAGCCAAGCGCGCGGTACTCCGCGCATACGGTGCAGAAGTGGTCGTAACCCCTACCGATGCTGGTCCGGATGATCCGCGCTCCTACTACCAGGTGGCGGAACGTCTCGCCAAAGCAATTCCGGGAGGGTACCGCCCGAACCAGTACGACAATCCGAACGGGCCGGAAAGCCACTACCACACCACCGGTCCGGAAATCTGGGAAGCCAGCGATCATCAGGTCACACATTTCGTGGCTGGCATTGGCACCGGCGGCACCATTTCCGGCACCGGCCGTTACCTGAAAGAAGCTTCCAACGGCAAAGTACAGGTGATTGGAGCCGATCCGGAAGGCTCCATCTACTCCAATCCGGACGACGTGCACCAGTACAGCATCGAAGGAGTCGGCGAGGATTTCTATCCGAAAGCTTTCGACCGTGAGCTTCCCGACGAAATCGTGCAGGTCAACGATGCCGAAGCGTTCGAAATGACCCGCCGTTTGGCTGCGGAGGAAGGCCTGCTGGTCGGAGGGTCGTCCGGCATGGCCGTTATGGCGGCCCTCAAATACGCTCGCGAGCATGATTTGGATGAAAACCAGCTGGTAGTGGCGCTGCTGCCCGATTCCGGCCGCAGCTATATGGAAAAGATTTTCAACGACGATTGGATGCGTGCCAACGGATTCGCCGACGTTGTGGAACGCACGTCCAAGCCAAGTCTTGCGGAGCGGTATCTGTAA
- the alr gene encoding alanine racemase, whose amino-acid sequence MTFNAAREWQFSSEQGKANYEAAQKQYPAQAIVDMAALRNNMRHLVSVVGGPNSGTAVMGVVKADAYGHGLIPAALAALAGGATWLGTAQSHEALLLRKAGIGPDRCHILTWVYNGMAVPFDELIDNDIDISVGSLPGIDGVAAAARRLGKTARVHVKVDSGFGRNGFTPATFDAALAKLVPLAKEGVLHIVGQWSHLAVADAPDVPEFVASTDKQIENFKDFTRRMEVAGIAPEIRHLANTAATLSRPEIHFELTRPGIGLYGYEADPAMGTPGTYDLTPAMTLQAQLGTVKDVEAGHGISYGRTYLTPTDTSTAIVPVGYADGIHRSASGFDMEGAKHVVKPGGPVRVMTTEGPRLYRVSGRVCMDQFMLDLHGSAEKLGVHEGDTVQLFGPGRGEDYAEPTADDWGRAAGTISYEIFTCLCNRIPRLYEHATDVLPAEDLAKLNPATIL is encoded by the coding sequence ATGACTTTCAATGCTGCCCGTGAATGGCAATTCTCATCCGAACAAGGCAAGGCCAATTATGAGGCCGCCCAAAAGCAATACCCGGCGCAGGCCATCGTCGATATGGCCGCATTGCGAAACAACATGCGTCATTTGGTGAGCGTGGTTGGCGGCCCGAATTCCGGCACCGCTGTGATGGGTGTGGTCAAAGCCGACGCGTACGGGCATGGTCTTATTCCGGCCGCGCTCGCGGCACTTGCGGGAGGTGCGACCTGGCTGGGCACGGCGCAATCACATGAGGCACTGCTGCTGCGCAAGGCGGGCATCGGGCCGGACCGCTGCCACATTCTGACATGGGTATATAACGGCATGGCTGTGCCTTTTGACGAGCTGATCGACAATGATATCGATATTTCCGTAGGCTCATTGCCGGGCATTGACGGCGTTGCGGCCGCGGCGCGTCGTCTTGGGAAAACCGCGCGTGTGCATGTGAAGGTCGATTCCGGTTTCGGGCGTAATGGGTTCACTCCGGCCACGTTCGACGCGGCGCTCGCCAAGCTGGTGCCTCTCGCTAAGGAGGGTGTGTTGCATATTGTCGGCCAGTGGAGCCACTTGGCGGTGGCCGATGCTCCGGACGTGCCTGAATTCGTGGCGTCCACTGATAAGCAGATCGAGAATTTCAAGGATTTCACCCGTCGTATGGAAGTTGCCGGCATTGCGCCGGAGATTCGTCATCTTGCCAATACGGCGGCCACGCTTTCGCGCCCGGAGATTCATTTTGAGCTTACCCGCCCGGGTATTGGCTTGTATGGTTATGAGGCTGATCCGGCTATGGGCACGCCTGGCACGTATGATTTGACTCCGGCCATGACGTTGCAGGCGCAGCTTGGCACGGTCAAGGATGTGGAGGCAGGCCATGGCATTTCCTATGGCCGCACGTACCTGACTCCTACAGACACGTCCACCGCGATCGTGCCTGTCGGCTATGCGGACGGCATTCACCGTTCCGCTTCCGGTTTCGATATGGAAGGCGCGAAGCATGTGGTCAAGCCTGGCGGTCCGGTGCGTGTGATGACTACGGAAGGTCCGCGCCTGTACCGTGTGTCTGGCCGCGTGTGCATGGATCAGTTCATGCTTGACCTGCACGGTTCCGCGGAAAAGCTTGGCGTGCATGAGGGCGACACCGTGCAGCTGTTCGGTCCGGGCCGCGGCGAGGATTATGCTGAACCGACCGCCGACGATTGGGGCCGTGCCGCAGGCACCATCAGCTATGAGATCTTCACCTGTCTGTGCAACCGCATTCCGCGCCTGTACGAGCACGCCACCGACGTGCTGCCGGCAGAGGATCTCGCCAAACTCAATCCCGCAACCATTCTGTAA
- a CDS encoding amino acid permease — MDLFRKKSVDQLVSESTPLKRTLKTFDLTMLGIGAIIGTGIFVLTGKGALTAGPALCVSFLLAAVCCGFAGLCYAEFAAMAPVSGSAYSYAYLAFGELIAFVIGWDLILEYALQAATVSAGWSGYFNKLLEGFGLHLPVELTAAYGTTPGVTTYFNLPGFVIVLIITWVLSIGINQTKKTNDIMVMIKLAIIVLFIVCTVWYINPANWKPFSPYGIYTFQPGSTQPYGIVPAASIVFFSFIGFDAVSSSAEETINPNKTLPRGILISLAVSTVLYIIMTLIMTGVVPYKEFANFIDAPVAGVILETGLNWLAFIVNLGALIGMTTVMLVQLYGQSRICYAMSRDGLFPKFFGEVHPKYRTPFKGTWFFGILTAIAGGFININVLFELVNIGTLSAFIIVSAGILWMRKTQPDAHRGFRAPGVPFTPICAIIFCFILICGLNWETWVRFAIWFALGLIVYFVYSRKHSALNEPGLF; from the coding sequence ATGGATCTTTTTCGCAAAAAGTCAGTGGATCAGCTCGTGTCCGAGTCGACTCCGCTGAAACGCACATTGAAAACGTTTGACCTTACCATGCTGGGAATCGGCGCCATCATCGGCACCGGCATTTTCGTGCTCACCGGCAAGGGTGCCCTCACCGCAGGTCCGGCATTGTGCGTCTCCTTCCTTCTGGCCGCGGTCTGCTGCGGTTTCGCGGGATTGTGCTATGCGGAGTTCGCCGCGATGGCACCAGTGTCCGGTTCCGCATATTCGTACGCGTATTTGGCGTTCGGCGAGCTGATCGCGTTTGTGATCGGCTGGGATTTGATTTTGGAATACGCATTGCAGGCGGCCACCGTGTCCGCCGGATGGTCCGGATATTTCAACAAACTGCTGGAAGGTTTCGGCCTACATCTGCCAGTTGAACTGACCGCGGCATACGGCACCACGCCAGGCGTGACCACATACTTCAATCTGCCTGGTTTCGTGATCGTGCTCATCATCACTTGGGTGCTGTCCATCGGCATTAACCAGACGAAGAAAACCAACGATATTATGGTGATGATCAAACTGGCCATCATCGTGCTGTTCATCGTGTGCACCGTCTGGTACATCAATCCTGCTAATTGGAAGCCGTTCTCCCCGTACGGCATTTACACGTTCCAGCCGGGCTCCACGCAGCCGTACGGCATTGTTCCGGCCGCGTCGATCGTGTTCTTCAGCTTCATCGGCTTCGATGCCGTCTCCTCCTCCGCCGAGGAGACCATCAATCCGAACAAGACACTGCCGCGCGGCATTCTTATCTCGTTGGCCGTGTCGACCGTGCTGTACATCATCATGACGCTGATTATGACCGGTGTGGTGCCATACAAGGAGTTCGCAAACTTCATTGATGCTCCGGTGGCCGGCGTGATTCTCGAAACCGGTCTCAACTGGCTGGCGTTCATTGTCAATCTTGGCGCTCTGATCGGCATGACCACGGTGATGCTGGTGCAGCTGTACGGCCAATCCCGCATCTGCTATGCCATGAGCCGCGACGGCCTGTTCCCGAAGTTCTTCGGCGAAGTGCACCCGAAGTACCGCACCCCGTTCAAGGGTACATGGTTCTTCGGTATTCTAACGGCCATCGCCGGCGGTTTCATCAACATCAACGTGCTGTTCGAATTGGTGAACATCGGTACGCTGTCGGCATTCATCATCGTGTCCGCGGGCATTCTGTGGATGCGTAAGACCCAGCCGGACGCACACCGCGGCTTCCGTGCTCCGGGCGTGCCGTTCACGCCGATCTGCGCGATCATTTTCTGCTTCATTCTGATTTGCGGTTTGAATTGGGAAACCTGGGTGCGTTTCGCAATCTGGTTCGCCCTTGGTCTGATCGTGTATTTTGTGTACAGCCGCAAGCATTCCGCATTGAACGAGCCAGGACTGTTCTAA
- a CDS encoding GNAT family N-acetyltransferase has translation MGEESVITSERRFRRATMADLPTMLKIYEHARKLMASNGNPTQWGDKFPREEVVRDDVESQRTVLLVDTVDGKERVLAQFALCPGVDPTYVNIDGAWLDDDPYVTIHRIASSGLAKGAAKDCINWCIEHYGNVRADTHPNNKAMQHVLESNGFARCGLIQLIDRPSDTTRIAYQRHEW, from the coding sequence ATGGGTGAGGAGAGCGTCATTACCTCTGAACGGCGGTTCCGTCGCGCCACTATGGCCGATTTGCCGACCATGCTGAAGATTTATGAGCATGCCCGCAAGTTGATGGCCTCCAATGGCAATCCCACGCAGTGGGGTGATAAGTTCCCGCGTGAGGAAGTGGTTCGTGACGATGTCGAATCGCAACGCACCGTGTTGCTTGTCGATACGGTTGATGGCAAGGAGCGTGTGCTCGCCCAGTTCGCATTGTGTCCGGGCGTTGACCCGACGTATGTGAATATCGATGGTGCCTGGCTGGATGACGATCCGTATGTGACCATCCACCGGATTGCCTCGTCGGGTCTCGCCAAGGGTGCGGCGAAGGACTGCATCAACTGGTGCATCGAACATTACGGCAATGTGCGCGCGGATACGCATCCCAACAACAAGGCCATGCAGCATGTGCTCGAATCGAATGGTTTCGCGCGCTGCGGCTTGATTCAGTTGATTGACAGGCCGTCCGACACCACGCGTATCGCTTATCAGCGTCATGAATGGTGA
- a CDS encoding S-ribosylhomocysteine lyase, whose amino-acid sequence MAEDKPVVESFQLDHTKVKAPYVRYIDTQTGPNGDVISNYDLRLVQPNENAIPTGGLHTIEHTIAVLLRERIDGYIDCSPFGCRTGFHLLTWGEHSTEEVARALKEALEFIAYEATWDDVPATTIESCGNYRDHSLFTAKEWCKDILAKGISSDAFERRLV is encoded by the coding sequence ATGGCAGAAGACAAGCCGGTTGTGGAAAGCTTCCAGCTCGACCACACCAAGGTGAAGGCTCCGTATGTGCGTTATATCGACACGCAGACCGGTCCGAATGGCGATGTGATTTCCAATTATGATTTGCGTTTGGTGCAGCCGAATGAGAATGCGATTCCGACCGGTGGCCTGCACACCATCGAACATACGATTGCGGTGCTGTTGCGTGAACGTATCGATGGTTATATCGATTGTTCCCCGTTCGGCTGCCGTACCGGTTTCCACCTGCTGACGTGGGGTGAGCATTCCACGGAAGAAGTGGCTCGCGCGTTGAAGGAGGCGTTGGAATTCATTGCATACGAGGCCACATGGGATGACGTTCCTGCCACCACCATCGAAAGCTGCGGCAATTACCGCGACCATAGCCTGTTCACGGCGAAGGAATGGTGCAAGGATATTCTCGCCAAGGGCATCAGCTCTGACGCGTTTGAGCGCCGTCTGGTCTGA